The Calliphora vicina chromosome 3, idCalVici1.1, whole genome shotgun sequence genome contains a region encoding:
- the path gene encoding proton-coupled amino acid transporter-like protein pathetic has translation MVNITDSGGKHAPQEMEQFIPGDGLSGNTKYKIQPRKDAEHALTQSDFDPFVARQNEHPTTDNETLTHLLKASLGTGILSMPIAFMYSGIIMGIFATIITAIVCTHCSYVLVKCGHKLYYKTRRTKMSFAEIAEVAFENGPKWCRGFAPVAKFSILFGLFLTYFGTCSVYTVIVAKNFEQVMEHWLGYEVSLRLLITCLLIPLILLSWIPNLKYLAPVSMIANLFMGLGLGITFYYLVQDLPPIETRDFVHVSTLPAFFSITIFAMEAIGVVMPLENNMENPRHFLGICGVLSQGMSGVTLIYMFLGFLGYLRYGNDTEESITLNLPVDEWPAQAVKVLIALAVFCTFGLQFYVCLEIVWDSIKEKCTKRPTLVNYVLRTVLVTAAVVLAISVPTIAPFMGLIGAFCFSILGLIFPVFIELVTHWDTGFGAYNWIVWKNVVITICGVTALVFGSMSAIEDIVGLYTTKT, from the exons atataaaattcAACCTCGCAAAGATGCTGAACATGCTTTAACTCAATCTGATTTTGATCCTTTTGTGGCCCGTCAAAATGAACATCCCACAAC agATAATGAAACCTTAACGCATTTGCTGAAGGCCTCTCTAGGCACTGGTATTCTTTCCATGCCCATTGCTTTTATGTACTCCGGTATTATTATGGGTATATTCGCTACAATTATTACCGCCATCGTCTGTACACACTGCAGTTATGTATTG GTGAAATGTGGTcataaattgtattacaaaacGAGGCGTACAAAAATGAGTTTTGCCGAAATTGCTGAAGTTGCATTTGAAAATGGTCCCAAATGGTGTCGCGGTTTTGCACCCGTTGCAAAATTCTCCATATTATTTGGTCTGTTCCTCACATACTTCGGTACATGTTCCGTATACACTGTAATTGTAGCAAAGAACTTTGAACAG GTTATGGAACATTGGTTGGGCTATGAAGTCTCTTTGCGTTTACTCATTACCTGCTTGCTCATCCCACTCATCTTGTTGTCGTGGATACCAAATCTGAAATATCTTGCACCAGTTTCCATGATTGCCAATCTATTTATGGGCTTGGGTTTGGGCATTACTTTCTATTATCTCGTTCAGGATTTGCCCCCAATTGAGACGAGAGATTTTGTACATGTTTCCACACTGCCAGCCTTCTTCTCCATTACCATTTTTGCCATGGAAGCCATTGGTGTTGTTATGCCGTTGGAGAACAATATGGAAAATCCACGTCACTTTTTGGGCATTTGTGGTGTACTGTCGCAGGGTATGTCTGGCGTAACATTGATCTATATGTTTTTGGGTTTCTTGGGCTATTTGCGTTACGGTAATGATACTGAAGAAAGTATAACCTTGAATTTGCCTGTAGATGAATG GCCTGCCCAAGCTGTTAAAGTGTTGATCGCTTTAGCTGTTTTCTGTACCTTTGGTCTTCAGTTCTACGTGTGCTTGGAAATTGTTTGGGATTCCATCAAAGAGAAGTGTACAAAACGTCCAACACTTGTTAACTATGTATTAAG aacTGTTTTGGTTACCGCTGCCGTCGTTTTAGCCATTTCAGTGCCTACAATTGCTCCGTTTATGGGTCTTATTGGTGCCTTCTGCTTTTCCATTCTTGGCTTGATATTCCCC GTCTTTATTGAATTGGTTACCCATTGGGATACCGGTTTTGGTGCCTACAACTGGATTGTATGGAAGAATGTTGTCATAACTATTTGCGGTGTGACCGCCTTAGTATTTGGCTCGATGAGCGCCATAGAGGATATCGTTGGTTTGTACACCACAAAAACATAA